The DNA segment TGTGGTCCATAATCAACATGCACCTGACGGGTTTCAGTGTTCGGACAGCACCATGCATCCCCATCTGTGCGTCAGAGAGGTTCCCCGCTCTACACCAGACAGAGAAGAGAGGAGATAGTTGTTGGGTGAAGAGAGGGCGATGAATCTAGGTCAGACTGAAGCGCATGCACACAACCCGCCCTCCcgtttggaaaagaaaaaaaaaagattaaaaaaaatcagaaatgaagTCTCTCGCTCTTTGTGGACAGATCTGCATGCGTTGTTCACCCGCTTCCGCGGTGAATGACTGAGTGAGGAGCACAGTGAATGAAAAGGATGCATCAAGCATGTCTCCCTGAGAAACACATCGATCTTCAGTACCATAGTAATCCTACTTTATCGCCATCTTTTACATCTGggctcatttttaaatattctgctctTCATGCTACCTCACAATATCTCCCACCAACAATTACAGCGGCCTATCACAGGGCGCAGCGCGCGTTTCATAACAATCgccttgcatgtttttgtgtgcacTACCCTGGTTCTCTCCATATATTTACCATGTGACGTAAGGCGGCCTCTCGTAAAACCAGTTGCGAAGTGCCGAGTATGACGGTGACGCCTTTGCGATGGCGAGTGGTGCAACTGTCCTTTCTACCctctcctctttgtttttgtttatttttttccccaccagtgTGGTGAAACTAGGAGAAGCTGTAAATAGGTTGCCCCTTGCCCTTCCCCTCGATGTTTCCCACTGTAGCTCCTTGCGGctaaagcacacacacattaacgTCGAACAGCAGGCTGGTGTCCTTAAGGCAAAAGGAAATGCAGGAAGAAAGGTGCCTTGGAAAACTATTCatacagttttgaaaaaaaatttttaaacactttgacatgttacaaccacaaactcaaGATGGTACATGgtcttcaacacacacacaaaaaaaaaatctgaattgtaGCTTGCATTTGGATTCAGCCCAGTAAATAAAGCCCATTGCATCCAATACAGTCAATCACCTTTAGAAATCATCTAGTGGGATAAATTGGCTTGCTGGAGTAAATCAAACCCGCCACCTCTAAGGTGAAAGAAGGTAGTGGAAGCATCATGGTGTGGGAACTCTTCACTTTTGCAGGCCCGTGAAGAATAATGGAAACTCAATTTATTAAAGTAACACAAATTCTCAAATATTCTTAAAATTTGCCCCaagtttatttatctatttatttatcccTCACTATATTGACAAAGTTATGCAGAATGTTTGCCTTGGTAAACCAGCACAGAAGTAGAGAATATGATGGCGACACAGTTGGAGTTGTCCGACTGCTCCTGTCCCAGTTCATTAAtgctgtgaaacatggtagtggcagcattatggCGTGGGAACACTAAATGATAGTTGAAGACTCTCGGAAAAATCTTTTGAAGGATGCAGTCGGGTTGTTTGATCATTTTGACGGGGTTTCCATggctttgcattaaaaatccGAGACATGCATCTGTTCTGTGACTTCAAAAGAAGTTTTCCAGAGAGCGtcactgaacaaacagcatcatgaagaccaaggaccAAACCAGACGGGTCAGAGAGAAACCCGTTGTGCTAAAAACATCCCCAGCTTGGAGGTTGCAATatgacaaaacgtgaaaaaaaatgtcaaggctgtgtgaatatttttacaaggcACTGCAATTTGCAATTATTCCCCACAAATAAAGCCAGTCCTGTTTTGCCTCTTTAAAAATCGTCGTGAGCATAAATTCACATTTGTGTCGCATTTCTCTTTTCCATCAACTTCCGTTGGCCTAGCATACACCTTCTAGCTCTAACCTGATAGGAGTAATCTCTATAGCCCTTTTCAAGCTTTGCACATGTAAAGAGAGAATTCAAAATGGCGGTGTCCTGTGTGAAGTGAGGCAAGTGACAGTGCAGGTGTGCTCGAGTGCGTTTTTGCTACAACACTCATAAGAGATCAAGCAGAGGTTTAAAAACATCTTctctttaacaaataaaaagctgtcCACTCACAaggaagatttcttttttcccccccaaaaaatcatCTAAAAATCAACAGGCTGTAAACTGAAAAATTCACAGCCATTAAAGGAAATCCTCTGTATAAAAACCTCTATGAgatagtattattatttttttgttcgcTTGTTGTCAtgatttctctttctttgttttgctaatGTTAAAACCAGAAACCGAGGTGTCGACACCTcagtagaaaaaacaaatagaagaaCAACCAAATGAGTTCTAAAAACCACGTCCTCCGTGTGGGACTCCTCCTGAGGAGTGGGTGGAACGAGCAGAGATCAGAGGATGctctctcacttttttttttattaggagaCAAGTTTAGGTAGGACTGTGCGAAGAGGGATGGTCTCCCCTGAATCTCCAATCATGTTGCTCTTGAGTTTGTTGCCGGGAGCCGTTGTGCCTAGGCCCTGTCCGCCCTTCGTCATGATGGAGGGGAAGGAGGAGCTGTGGTGCTCAGGGAGCCGTTTCACGGGCGCCCCTTGGCTCTTCTCTGTCCCAGGGAGGGGCTTGGGAAGCCGGCGGTACAGCCAGGGGTGTCTGAGGGCCTGGCTAGGCGTGAGGCGGGAGGAGGGGTCCCAGTCCAAGCACTTCTTTAGGAAGTCAGTAAAGGTGGGGTCCTCGCAGCCTTTGAGCGCGACGCTCCAATCCTTGCTGCCCGGCGGGCCTCTCATCTTGCCGCGGCGCGAGCGCGACCCTGTCAGCACGGTGGCGCCGGTCGGCAGGGTGCTGACCCCGCAGTAGCGAGGCTGACCCTTGGAATTGATGAAGTTCTTCGCTCTCTTGGCCTGCTCCAGGATCTTCTGTGGGGGCATGCCGAGCAGCTCCATGACGCAGGCCAGCTGGTCACCCTCGTCCTCGCCGGGAAACAGCGGGTAGCCCGTCAGCAGCTCGGCCAGGATGCAGCCGAAGCTCCACATGTCGATGGGAAGGCCGTAGCGCGAGCCGAGGATCACCTCCGGAGCCCGGTAGAAGCGGGACTGAATGTAGGTGTAGACCCGCTGGTGCTCAAAGCAGCTGGAGCCAAAGTCAATCACCTAGCAGAGACACAGGGGGAGGGAGGGAACAAAAAATGTAGGAGTCAGCATCAGGTTGGGAAAAGCTGTAAAAAGTCTTAAAGCTGCcatacaaaaatacttttttatttttttccatatttgttgaaactgtcaccatgttgttctCAACGCTGTCAATCACGCGCATGTATGCGCGCTCCTCCTCGCCTCCTCTCATCTTTCTCCAAGCTACACTACAGCTACTTCCTGACAGCAGAGCCTGCTTAATGCTCAAGCTAGAGCAGAGCCACTGATGATGGTGGATAATAGTAAGTTGTTTATCTGCCATAAGCACACTGAGCAGCGCGTACACAAGcttgactgacagcactaagacactcctcctggctctgattggttgtttttggccaGAACGGTGCATTTCAATAAGtttaatcttttcacagatgatctgtTTCATAACAAACTGTAATGAAACCtgagacagttttaacaaatatgtaaaaacctttaataaatgGTTTTTACGTACTTCAACTTTATTTCTTAAGAGTGATATCATGgaattttatgatttattttattatagaaTAATACAAATGAGAGGAAAATTTTGTTTACTGCCAGCTGGGTTGCAAAGATTTCTTACATGGATCCAAATATGATTTGCgacatatttataaatttacacacacacaaaaaaaaacaaagataaaaaagaatGTCTTTTGctctaatttaaattaaattataaactgATGAAATCATGGatgacaagaaagaaaacattagataGGCAGATGTGTAAGACAGGGATAAGccttgtgtttctgtctgcgACAAGTTATTCAAATCGTTGCAGTGTTTTGGAGAGTGCATAACAAATCATTTAATGactgactgaataaataataatcaaaaatcaCATCAGCGTGAAGTTGTCAGGAGTGCTACCTTGATGCCGCTGCGGCCCTGCTGTTTGAGCAGGATGTTCTCAGGCTTCAGGTCACAGTGGATGATCCTGTGTCGGTACAGCGCCTCCAGACACTGCAGGATGGAGTGCGCAAACTTCCTGACCAGAGGCAAGCTGAAGCCTTGAAACTTGTTGCGCTTGATGAGCTCATACAGGTTCATGCTGAGCAGCTCAAAGGTCATGCAGATGTGGTTGCGGAAGGTAAAGTTCTCCAGCATGTGCACCACGTTCATGGCGCCGTTGCGGTCCTGCTTGCGCAGGTGCTCCAGGATGCGGATCTCCTCCTGCGCTTGCCGGTGGAAGCGCTTCTCGTTGCGCACCATTTTGAGAGCcaggtgctgctgcagcttgtGGTCGTAGACTTTAGCCACTTGTCCAAAGCTACCCTTACCGATGATCTGAGGAGGCAGAGGAAATCATTTTAGATTCACGCCCAAACTAAAATCAACAAGAAGGTTGGATACAGGTCTAAgccagagttgggtagtaattAATTATATTCACTTGAGTAActtcttgggaaaaaaaaaaaaagaagtacttttaggagtatttctACTATGCTGTAGCAGAAATACTCTATTACAGTGTAGAGTAgtacactgtactttttacttttccttcaataactttattatgaagtatggctatttttactttaataaaatgtctggatACTCAACGCACTGCAAGTAACTTCACTGGAGAaagaacaagcttgttttaaccaaaaaaataataataattaaaagtcaccagacacaaacacagacctgcagtttaattagtgttttattgaaagaaattggtattttttaaattatgttatttacatgaattattgtcaatttggtctttaaaataaccacaattttttattaatgtaaattCAAAGTTTTGAATGACTGAATGTCTGATAAGTTACTCAGCATTTTTACCAGAtacttttttactgttaattgagtaatttcttggaagGCTACTTTTCAGTTCACTTGAGTAAGAATATGTTGTAGTAGCGATCTACCCACCTCTGGTCTAAGCCCTCTTTAGCGCCCTAACCATTCCCTAACTAATAGTTTGTATCaccaaatgaaataaatggcACCATTTTCTGAGTTGCAACCATATCAGAAGTGACAGTATTTGCCTTATTTGTAATGTACTAGGGAAACTCCAGGTGAAAATGGGCGTGGTCTAGGCTAACAGCTACAGAGTCATCCAAGCATGAGACGAGATCAAGTTTTGTAGATGTGACTAATGCTGGAGGGAAGCTGCTAATCTTAGGCTTAGTGTGCGCTagttagtgtttttattttaaagcaaaattcaaGTGCGTAATGCAGTCTTGGACCCAAAAACGTTCATTTAAGTTACCTTCAGGAACTCATATCTGTACGCCAGGTGGTCATGAGGAACATGAATGTAGCCACCCTGCTCGTCGTCGTAGCCGCAGTTGTTGTTTCCGCCGGGAACGACGGGCCTTTTCCTCGCGTTGGGTCCCACGAAGTAGATATCTGGGTATGCCTGGATCTCTGTGTGCTCCAGGGAGGTCAGCTGGGACCGGTAGAGTCTCAGAGCCTGCTCGGGACTGAGGGTGTTGACGAGTTTGCTGCCGTTTCCAGCTCCTTGTGAGCCAGACGATTCACTGGAGCCCTTGCTGGAGTCAGAGCTGAGGCAAATAAACGAGACAGGTAAAAACgctgagccttttttttttttttgagggtgCATTTTATAACTGGAGTGTAGTTTCCTCACCTGTCCGCACTGTGGTCCTTGGACAGGCCGGAGACGGTGGTTTTGGAGGGCGTCTGCACAGTGCTCCCAGTGTTCTGCATGACAGCGGTGGTTACAGCGTTGATTTTCCGGTTATTGGTTGAGTCTTCATACAGGTACTTGACCTTCAGCTGGCCACCTCGCACACTCATTTGATCCCTCATTACAACCTTGTTACCAACAACctgtaagcaaaaaaaataaaataaactgttacatgttaataaatgcaaaagggctggaaaaaaaacaacaacaaacatctctGATTCTCTTTAATTTCAAAAGGAACAAAGACAACATGATCatactgtaaatgttgaataataatttatgtGATAAGTAGAGGGTGatgtattcattttaatgtgaCCAAACCCaaattcaaaagagaaaaaacagatgtgaataaaaacagagagcTTAGCATATAGTAGAACTAAGCCAGGTGTTGATGAAGAAGAGCAGAAATATAAACACCAGACTTTTGAGTCGAGTGTTTAAAGCCAAGCAGCCTTGCTGAAGCTTGTAGCTGGTAAACTGGCAAGACCGGATCTGGATCCAGTCCGACTGAAAACTCTCCAAAGTGACAAACTCCAACACCTCActgacaaacatgcaaatgaaCTAAGCCACACCCACCTCTGTGTCTACGggtttttaacatttacagctaacttatacaaatatttatacCCCCTTAGCCTTTTCATGGAAAACCAGGaacttaaatgtgttttgggggattttaaaCGGTGGATGAACACAAAGTATTACGTAGATGGTGAATGTGGCGAAGCAACAACTTTGTGGAAcgaacatttttctttgatgaCAGCTACTCATGCCTTGCGACTTTTCTCTATCAGATTACATTCTTCTTAAACAAAGGCCAAGCCAAGGCATTAATTCTGAAGTCTTGACTTTGACTCGGCCGTAGGGTTGGTTGATATGGACTTGGAAGTTTTATCATAGTAGTTTGCAGCACTactgtgataatgataaaaggTAACTGTATGGCTGTGTGTCGCAGCTATTTTAGCCCCACAAAGTCAAATGCTGCTCTTCGAAAACTTTCCCATTTGTATCAAGCTTCTTTTGGGACGTCTGTTGCATAAGGAAGTGTAATTTACATCAATAAACTGCAGGTTGTAACTGACATTTCATAATTTGTTCaactttattgatatttattgatgtttttattgaataaaaagtggagaaaatattaaaaaccaaCAATCCCAGCGGCATGGGGAGTTTTGAAGGTTTCAAGCATGATTTACTGGAACTTAtcatgacaataaataaaagaatactATATAGTATAAGACAtctataaataataaactacaTGACAAACGCCCACCCACACTAGACCATCATGACACATGAATACTCTGTAATCTAATCCTACTTAAATGTAGGTCTGGGTAGACTTTCCTCCAGGgttgctctgttttttgtttctatccATTTCTGAGCAGCTTCCCACTATCCATACTGAAGAAACGTATCCTCACAGTTATTTCTGTGACACTGTATTTCACTTAGGAGTGAAAGATTGAGGGTGGATGAACTTTGCAACTTTCTTGGTCATTCACATGGAGGTGTTTTGGCTGTACCCTTACCAGATGTCACAAAGAGGGCGCAAAGACTTTTTATGCAATGTAGTCAAACACTGTCAGCAACCTCAAAGCACTACAGCCACATGTAACTCATAAAGTTCAGTATTTAACTCCTTGAGGTAATCATGATGTTTCTATTAGACTAAGACCTCCAGCGTCGACTGTCTCTGTGTTAGGACAAAGACAAGATTCTGTCAACAACAACAGAGATTGCATGTGTATATAGATCAAAATATCACACTACATACTCATAGACTTGTAAAGAGAGATATCTGTGGTTGTTCAAAGGAAGAGTAGGGctataaagtctaaaaaaaggTCTTGAGTCTTTCCAGTAAAGCATTTCCTTCTGGCAACACCAGGAATTCCTTCTTCCACGCTGTCTGACCTTCTTCTTTCTCACCAGCGGAAAAACCCTCCACAAGATTATGGAGCACAGAGGAAATAATAGTCATTAAAGTCAGATTACGCTCCCAAACTATAGAAGAAATGTAGctataaagacaaaaatgagaGTCGGGCTgacttttctttcaaatttgaaaagttCGTCTTCTAATCgccaagtgattttttttttttttttggggaggaGGAAACAGTCTTTCCTCGACGCTGAAATGACTGAAACCGCGCTAATCTACAGagacaacaaaatttaaaagatttaaaagaggGTGCCGACACGTTCCCTTGAAAGAGGACTCAGTCAGGAGTGTGTTTATGTTGTAAGTTTGAGTCCCTAAAATAGACGAGGTATGCAGGATTGGTTTCCATACATGTAGCTGTATAGTCTGAACTTATGACAAGCCTTTCTGCTGAAGCAGTGTCTCACGCAGCTGTTCTGCAGTCACAGTGAATGTCATCGATCGCGCcccctttgctttttttttatgctcagGCAAACACGTGCAAGCtcgtgtatatatatatatatatatataaaaaaataatcgaGGGTTCATGCACGTGCTGCAGTATAATGGATTACCAGCTGACCGGGCCGTGGGTGTTACAAACAACATAAATCGTTTTGATGCGCGGACAAAAatggaaacaggaagcagatttCTACCGCAGGTACTATTGAGGGTAATGCGAGTTGTGTGCGAAACTGTAGTCTCCGACAGATGGAGGAGAGCTTATCACTGAGCTGTCAGAAACACCTCAGAGCGCTTTTGATTTTGCTCCTGAGCGCACACGGGTTTCCGTCTTATGTAGCAcctaaaaacacagcaaacttCGGTCACAATCGGCTTTAAACTGGATCCACGTTTTCCGTTCAGAACTGAGTTCTCTTCCAAATTCACATTTCAAGACTTTCACCATTTTTCAAAGCATTCTGTTAATTCGGGAAGAAAACGTGAACCTGATCTGTCCTGTGTTGCAtaattgtgaatatttttgtttaattttaaatgtttgatattaaacaaacagatgagccaaagaaattaaaagagtCCAAAAAAAATGAGACGTCATTACTTGCAAGTTTTACACATCAATCAACAGCTTTCTTCGGCCTCTCGCTCAGCTCTACACTCAGGaaaatctggtttgtttttatcagcttgtgatacatttaatttgtctgtaaaagccaaaagtatttttggaaaaatttatGTTTATCACCAATTACaacaataaactgaacttgttcAATTTCCCCCTTAAACCAATAGAATCTGCTTACAAAGCcattaaatgtttgcaaaagCAGGGACAGTTCAGCATTTTCCATCAAATCcaattttataattttccaTTAAGCTCCTCTCTGAGCACTTTCGAACTGGGACGAGCTCCTGTCAGTCACGCTGAGCAGACCTCTGCGAGCgctgccaaaaaaaaacaacaaaaaacaacaaaaaaaaaacactaaaggaAGAAAAGTCGGACTAGAATAGAAAACTAGGCCTAACCTCTGAGCGAGCTCACCGACATACACGAACATAacaagagagggagggaggatgTTGATCGGTGATTTGGTTTGTGGGTCACATTTTCAAGTCCAATAAATCTCTACAATGTATCAAACcagcctttttttttgctggaatgTGGAAAACAGAGCATGCATTTTTTGCTGACGGGGATATTTAGAGAGGGGAACAGAGACAATATATGTTTTATGTCGTTTTATAGAATCAGATAGATTGCATTCTATAATGTGCATTAACACGTGTAGAAACTGCAGAATAAATCAGAGTGAAACTGGTTCCTCAGTCACGCAATCGGCATCAGCAGATGAAGAGTTTAACTAGTAGTCAGATTCTGGTAGTTATCTAGTTATCTCCCTGGAACTCTCTCTCATTTTGCAACATTAAACCTTGTTGTGGaaattttcctttaacaaaGAGTGAGGCAAAACTGTTTCAAGAACCAGAGAAAGAATATATTCTTAATTGGTATTTATTCCCACTACAGCCTGCAAACCTTAATTTaccaaactttaatttattttattgggatttgtgTTATAGAGCCACGCATTCAGGCTCAATGAGTCAAcacaataaagacatttttgtaaaattaaaactgcaaatttCTTAGGATGTTTTATGGCTTTCTGTAAATAATCAATTTTCCCTTGCCACTGTTCAATTCTGACAAGATTTGAGTTTATGTCCAATAGTTGTGCTGTCAACAGAATCCCCTACATGAGCAGTGGatctctgcagttcctccagagcTACCCCAAAGGCCTCtaagctgcttctctgattaattttGCCATGTTCTGGCCTGTCGGTTTAAGTAGACGGTCATTTCTTGGTAGTTTTGAAGTTGTACTGCATACTTTAACAGTTCTGTGTGAAAATACACACTGCTTGCCTCTATTTACCAATTGTATGACTTCTGAAAGTTACTGCTTCCACTGCAGTGGTGAGTAAAAGggtataaatataaatgcacttcacaaatatgcaactttgtgtttgttctattacattaaaaaatgtgtttgttgttgtattGCGACAAACTGCGAAAGAGTTCAAGGGGCATGCATAGTTTTGCTCTGTACACAGTGTGCATCTGCCTTCCCTGCACTAttaaactgacaaaataaataactgctGCTGGATCTCTGGGGGACACTCACTCTGCACGTTTCACTGTGACACAGAGATCCTCCGCattaatcattttcatttgtctCCAGGAAACGAATCAATATTACTCACATGATCACAGCTTCCTCACTGAGGGGCATAAAACTGACCGCGGTAAAAATACtggagagaaggaaggagaTAAGCTTCCCTAATCGACACAGAAAAAACAGGGGGAAGAGGGAGGAGCGGCACAAAGACGAACAGAAACAGGGCAGACTGTAGGGGATGTCTCTCTGAGGAACAGGATGTCTCAAGACAGAGAGACATCCTGAGCCTCGGCACAGGAAACGAGCTTTAACTAGCTCCGagctcttttgtgtttttctgtgcacTACTCACTGTGTGCTTGGGCATCGGGGGCAGTCCAGAAGGGCTGTTTGCATCTGCTTCGTCTTTCAGAATGTGGTCTGTTCTCATGTAGGAGTCGTACAGGCCGTCACCATGGCGCGCTGCGGTGGACAAAAGTGACCAAACAGATCAGTGCGACGGCAGCGGCCCCTTAACATCTGCAACACTCAAGGATAAAGATGTGATAAGAGGTAATAATTGTATTCTACACGGGCAAAGTCCCATTGATTAGCTCATAAGTCTTCTGGAc comes from the Gambusia affinis linkage group LG07, SWU_Gaff_1.0, whole genome shotgun sequence genome and includes:
- the dyrk3 gene encoding dual specificity tyrosine-phosphorylation-regulated kinase 3 isoform X1, with the translated sequence MMIISRKPEAPIATARHGDGLYDSYMRTDHILKDEADANSPSGLPPMPKHTVVGNKVVMRDQMSVRGGQLKVKYLYEDSTNNRKINAVTTAVMQNTGSTVQTPSKTTVSGLSKDHSADSSDSSKGSSESSGSQGAGNGSKLVNTLSPEQALRLYRSQLTSLEHTEIQAYPDIYFVGPNARKRPVVPGGNNNCGYDDEQGGYIHVPHDHLAYRYEFLKIIGKGSFGQVAKVYDHKLQQHLALKMVRNEKRFHRQAQEEIRILEHLRKQDRNGAMNVVHMLENFTFRNHICMTFELLSMNLYELIKRNKFQGFSLPLVRKFAHSILQCLEALYRHRIIHCDLKPENILLKQQGRSGIKVIDFGSSCFEHQRVYTYIQSRFYRAPEVILGSRYGLPIDMWSFGCILAELLTGYPLFPGEDEGDQLACVMELLGMPPQKILEQAKRAKNFINSKGQPRYCGVSTLPTGATVLTGSRSRRGKMRGPPGSKDWSVALKGCEDPTFTDFLKKCLDWDPSSRLTPSQALRHPWLYRRLPKPLPGTEKSQGAPVKRLPEHHSSSFPSIMTKGGQGLGTTAPGNKLKSNMIGDSGETIPLRTVLPKLVS
- the dyrk3 gene encoding dual specificity tyrosine-phosphorylation-regulated kinase 3 isoform X2 produces the protein MRTDHILKDEADANSPSGLPPMPKHTVVGNKVVMRDQMSVRGGQLKVKYLYEDSTNNRKINAVTTAVMQNTGSTVQTPSKTTVSGLSKDHSADSSDSSKGSSESSGSQGAGNGSKLVNTLSPEQALRLYRSQLTSLEHTEIQAYPDIYFVGPNARKRPVVPGGNNNCGYDDEQGGYIHVPHDHLAYRYEFLKIIGKGSFGQVAKVYDHKLQQHLALKMVRNEKRFHRQAQEEIRILEHLRKQDRNGAMNVVHMLENFTFRNHICMTFELLSMNLYELIKRNKFQGFSLPLVRKFAHSILQCLEALYRHRIIHCDLKPENILLKQQGRSGIKVIDFGSSCFEHQRVYTYIQSRFYRAPEVILGSRYGLPIDMWSFGCILAELLTGYPLFPGEDEGDQLACVMELLGMPPQKILEQAKRAKNFINSKGQPRYCGVSTLPTGATVLTGSRSRRGKMRGPPGSKDWSVALKGCEDPTFTDFLKKCLDWDPSSRLTPSQALRHPWLYRRLPKPLPGTEKSQGAPVKRLPEHHSSSFPSIMTKGGQGLGTTAPGNKLKSNMIGDSGETIPLRTVLPKLVS